A window of Cytobacillus sp. FSL H8-0458 genomic DNA:
GGGATGATTACAAAAATCAGCTGGAAGGTGCAATTCTGGGAGCATTGAACACAGTTCAGGCAGGTATTGAAGATATGAAAAAACAGGAGTTTGGCAGGATAATCTCGGTCGGCACCAACCTATTCCAGCATCCAGTTGTACCCTATCATGACTATACGACCAGCAAAGCTGCTTTATTAGGCTTCACCAGAAATATGGCGAATGAGCTGGGCCAATATGGAATTACTGCAAATATGGTATCGGGCGGTTTGTTAAAAACGACAGACGCCAGTGCTTCGACCTCTAAGGAAGTCTTTGAAATTATCGAAAACTCGACTCCATTAAGAAAAGTCACAGAACCTGCAGAAGTGGCAGATGCGATAGTCTTCTTCGCTTCTCCCTGGGCAAGGGCAGTTACAGGACAGAATTTGGTTGTGGATGGCGGACTAGTGATGAATTAAAG
This region includes:
- a CDS encoding 3-oxoacyl-ACP reductase; this translates as MNLNDQIVIITGSSRGLGKETAKAFSREGARIVINYFHSEEKAHALQKEIGETAIAIRADVRDRVQVKSMFKKTKEHFGAPITTIVNNALVNFQFDPVSKKDAETIKWDDYKNQLEGAILGALNTVQAGIEDMKKQEFGRIISVGTNLFQHPVVPYHDYTTSKAALLGFTRNMANELGQYGITANMVSGGLLKTTDASASTSKEVFEIIENSTPLRKVTEPAEVADAIVFFASPWARAVTGQNLVVDGGLVMN